In Eubalaena glacialis isolate mEubGla1 chromosome 3, mEubGla1.1.hap2.+ XY, whole genome shotgun sequence, the following are encoded in one genomic region:
- the LOC133087267 gene encoding PRAME family member 12-like, with protein sequence MSVQNPLRLLDLAGMSLLRDEASTITALKDLPTELFPPLFMEAFYGRYSETLKAMVQAWPFVRLPLGGLMKMPHLGTLQAVLDGLDILLAQKDHPRRCKLRVLDLRNTSQDFWRMWSGDKAHGCSSSLMAQVAEDRSRTKQPVAPLEVFIELHLKERTLDGFLTYLIRWVEQRKASIHLCCKKLRILSFPMENIMKVLSMVQLDCIQEVQVNCTWHLSTLAMFAPLLGQMKSVQRLLLSHIHLSAPGEQEQQHIVQNTSQFLRLHHLRDLHLESPSYLEGCLDEMLRCLMTPLDNLAITHCLLSDSDLSHLSQCPNISQLKGLDLSGVSLTYSSPELLPVLLEKVAATLQELYLEQCGIRDSHLEAILQSLSRCSQLMFFSLRGNLLSMAIMEKLLRHTSGLPSLSQELYPVPQESYSSQGILQLGRFAQCQAELFEILRVLGHPRIIWISSSPCVHCGDNIFYHPQPIIYL encoded by the exons ATGAGTGTCCAGAACCCCCTGAGACTCCTGGACCTGGCGGGAATGAGCTTGCTGAGGGATGAGGCCTCGACCATCACGGCTCTGAAGGATCTGCCCACAGAGCTCTTCCCCCCACTGTTCATGGAGGCCTTCTATGGGAGATACAGCGAGACCCTGAAGGCCATGGTGCAAGCCTGGCCCTTTGTCCGCCTGCCTCTGGGGGGCCTGATGAAGATGCCTCATCTGGGAACCTTACAAGCAGTACTGGATGGGCTTGATATCCTGCTTGCACAGAAAGATCATCCCAG GAGGTGCAAACTGCGGGTGCTGGATTTAAGGAATACCAGCCAGGACTTCTGGAGAATGTGGTCTGGAGACAAGGCCCATGGATGTTCAAGCTCACTGATGGCACAAGTGGCTGAGGACAGGTCAAGGACAAAACAGCCCGTGGCTCCCTTGGAGGTATTCATAGAACTTCATCTCAAGGAAAGGACCCTGGATGGATTCCTCACCTACCTCATCAGGTGGGTGGAGCAGAGAAAAGCTTCCATACACCTGTGCTGTAAGAAGTTGAGGATTCTTTCATTTCCCATGGAAAATATTATGAAGGTTCTGAGTATGGTACAGTTGGACTGTATCCAGGAGGTGCAAGTGAATTGCACCTGGCATCTGTCCACGCTGGCCATGTTTGCTCCTCTCCTGGGCCAGATGAAAAGTGTACAGAGACTCCTTCTCTCCCACATCCACCTGTCTGCACCTGGGGAGCAGGAACAGCAGCACATTGTCCAAAATACCTCTCAGTTCCTCAGGCTGCACCACCTCCGGGATCTCCATCTGGAATCTCCCTCCTACCTTGAAGGCTGCCTGGATGAGATGCTCAG GTGCCTGATGACCCCCTTGGACAACCTTGCAATAACTCACTGCCTCCTTTCGGATTCAGACTTGAGCCATCTGTCCCAGTGTCCGAACATCAGTCAGCTAAAGGGCCTGGATCTGAGTGGCGTCTCCCTGACCTACTCTAGTCCTGAGCTCCTCCCAGTTCTGTTGGAGAAAGTTGCAGCCACCCTCCAGGAACTGTATTTAGAGCAATGTGGGATCAGGGACTCTCACCTCGAAGCCATCTTGCAATCCCTGAGCCGCTGCTCTCAGCTCATGTTCTTCAGCCTGCGTGGAAACCTCCTCTCCATGGCCATCATGGAGAAGCTGCTGCGACACACCTCCGGGCTGCCCAGTTTAAGTCAAGAGCTGTATCCTGTCCCTCAGGAGAGTTACAGCTCTCAGGGGATCCTCCAACTGGGAAGATTTGCCCAGTGTCAGGCTGAACTGTTTGAGATTCTGAGAGTCTTAGGACATCCCAGGATCATCTGGATTAGTTCCAGCCCCTGTGTGCACTGTGGAGATAACATATTCTATCATCCGCAGCCCATCATATACCTCTGA